Within the Clostridium scatologenes genome, the region AACACGAATCCATTGACCCTTTTTATTCATACCACTAATTTCAACCTTAGGATTTTCAATCATTTGTTTAAAACATTTTTTTGTATTATTTGAAACAATATATAATTTTCCTTCGTATTCAAATACAGCACCAAAAGGTCTTACTCTTGGTTGATCACCTTCGTTAGTTGCTAGGTAAAAAGTACCGCTTTCTTTTAAAAATTCTAATGCTTTTTTCATGATTATTGCTCCTCTCATATATGTATGTTAAAATTGATTATGCAATAATAATACCATGTACATTGAAAATAACAAGTACGATTTTTTATAGATGTAAGTATATAAAAGATACTAAAGGAGGAGATTTAATGGAGGATTCTAATAGTCTTTTTGGGAAATGTCCATATTTTACAGCACAAAAAGTATTTTCGGGAAAATGGTCAATTTTAATTATGTATCATTTGGATGAAGTACCACTGCGTTATGGGGAATTACAAAGGAGAATGGATGGTATCACCCAGGGCACACTAACAAAGCAATTGAGGATGTTAGAAGACTTTGAATTGGTTAAACGACATATTTATTCAGAAATTCCACCTAAAGTGGAGTACTCGTTAACTGATTTGGGAAAAGCATTTAGGCCAGTGTTAAAAGAGTTCAGAATTTGGGGTGATAAGTATATCGAATATATTAAAAATAAATAGATATCAATATAATTATGGCAAATAATCTTTTTGGAGTTGTTACACTAAGAATAAACAGTGCAATGTATGGTGTTATTTTTTAATTTATAAAATAACATATTGTAGATCAAGTGATTAGTGTAACAGCTATGTTTTTTAAGTTTTTAGTAAATTAAGGAATAAGTTTATTTTTATAAAATTCTGTAGTGAAATCAATAAAACGCTTAGTGGCTTTAGTAACATATCTCTTTTTATTATAAGCAATGGCAACTCCACGCTTTGGCATAGGGCATTTTAATTTGTAAAAGCGAAGATTTTCTGCATCTGGAGAGCATTTTATAAGAGTATCTGCAATAAAAACTGCTCCAAGTCCTTTTGAAGCAAATTCAAAGGAAGTCATCTGTTGATTGAAAGACATTTTTACTAATGGAGTAATGTTATAATAATGAAAGATAGCCTCTGATCTTCCAAAAATTTCATTTGTAGGCTCTGGTAAAAGAAAAGGAAAGTTTTCCATATTGTATAGATCAATAGCTGGCTGCTTTTTAGAAAGGTGTTTATTTTTTCTAATTTCCTTGGATGTCATGCCGCAAGCAAAAATTTTTTTGTCTACAGGAAGATTCAAAGGTATACCAAGTAAAATTTGATTTTCAAATAAAGGAATGGACTGAAATATTTCTTCTTGAAACCAATCAGTATCTAAAATTAAGTCAATGCTTCCATCTGCCAGCATGTTTTTAAGTACAGGAAGAGATGCTTCCTTTGCAGCAATTTCTATGCCTGGATATTGATTTGAAAATTCAACAATAAGTTCGGGAAGCAAATAGGTCATAGATATGATAGCTCCACCAATTCTAATTTTTCCAACTCTAACTTCATTTAAGTTTTGAAAGCAATCAGCACATTCTTGTTCCATAGATATAATTTTTTCTACTTTATCCATGTATATGTGTCCTGCAGCTGTTAATTTTAGTGGGGATGTTTTTCGTTCAAATAAAGGTTGACCAAGTTCTTGTTCCAATTTACGGATTGCAATACTTAAGGCTGGTTGTGTTATATGCAAGTTTTCTGCTGCCTTTGAGAAGCTTCCAGACTTGTATATTTCATAAACATAATTCATATTTTGAAACAATTTTATCACCCCTGTATAAATTTAATTTATATGTATAGTAAAATATATAAATTTGATTATATAACAAAACGATGGTAATATCAACTCATCAATAAAACTTATGAGGAGATTGAAAATGATTGAGTATATTATCATATGTCCATTAGTTTTTTTTGCTGGTTTTGTAGATGCAATTGCAGGTGGTGGGGGACTTATATCCATTCCGGCCTTCATGATTTCAGGAGTTCCAGTTCATTTGGCTATTGGTACAAATAAATTGAGTTCAAGTATGGGCACAACTATAGCTACATATCGCTATGCTAAAAATGGCTATATAAAAATGAAATTGGCAGCTTGTAGTGCTGCTTGTGCATTATTGGGGTCACCAATTGGTGCAGAGATTGCCTTAAAAATTAGTGATTTTTACTTTAAAATTTTGATGCTAGCTATATTGCCAATTACTGCTTTCTATGTTTTGCGTAAACGCAATTTTAAAGATAATGAAGACATTAAAACATTATCCACTACTAAAACCTATTTAATCTGTATGATTATAGCATTTTGTGTAGGATTATATGATGGTTTTTATGGACCTGGAGCAGGAACATTTTTACTATTGCTGCTTACTGGCATTGCACATTTGGGTTTAAATCTGTCAGCAGGAACTACAAAAGCTATTAATTTATCTTCAAATGTGGCAGCACTTATTACCTTCATTATAAATGGAAAAGTACTTCTTATTTTAGGATTAGTTGCAGGCTTATTCAATATTTTAGGAAATTATATTGGTGCTGGTTATTTCACCCAAAAAGGCACAAAAATAGTACGACCTATTATTATGACTGTATTGACTATATTCTTTGTTAAAGTGTTATTTGACATATTACCTGTGCAATTTTAATTTATTACAAAAATCAAGGATACATTAAATTGGGGAATTTAATGTATCCTCGACTTTTATATAAATCTTTAAGGTTTAGGGTAACAAATTAATATTTTAGCACTCTTTATTAGTATATTTAGTATGAAGCAATTTGTGTGCTTTTTCACTATTTGGTTTACCTAAGAATTCATCATACAGCTTAATTATAGCTGGATTTTCATGAGACTTTCTTAAAGGTTTGTTTCTATCTTCTTCATATAAAGCATTCATTCTGTCTTTTAAAATTTCGTATTTTCCATGGATATATGGTTGACCACCGCCATCGATACATCCACCAGGACAAGCCATTATTTCTATTATTTGATAATCAGCTGTGCCTTCTCTAATCTTATCTAGGAGTTTACGTGCATTTCCAAGACCGCTGACAATAGCGGCTTTTACTTCTAAGTCTTTTATTTTTATTGAAGCTTCTTTTATTCCATTTAAACCACGAACAATTTCAAAATCTACGTTATCTAGCTTTTCTCCAGTAATCCATTCATAAGCTGTACGAAGAGCAGCTTCCATAACACCACCTGTTACTCCAAATATAACAGCAGCACCAGTGGATTCACCAAGAAGACTGTCAAAATCTTCGTCTTGAAGCTTTTCAAAGTTTATTCCTGCTTCCTTGATCATTTTTGCAAGTTCTCTAGTACTTATAACAATATCCACATCACTGTTCATTTCAGGTCTTGCAGCTTCATATTTCTTAGCAAGACAAGGCATAACTGAAACTAATATGATGTCTTTAGGGTCCATATTCATTTTTTCAGCAAAATAAGTTTTAGCTACAGCACCAAACATTTGTTGAGGTGACTTACAGGTGGATGGAGAATCAAGTAAATCACTAAATTCATGTTCAATAAAGTTTATCCATCCAGGGCAGCAGCTTGTAAGCATTGGAAGCTTGCCACCATTTGTGATTCTATCCATAAGCTCTGTTGCTTCTTCCATTATAGTTAAATCAGCAGCAAAATCTGTATCAAAAACTTTATCAAAGCCTAAAGAACGAAGCGCTGCAACCATTTTACCTGTAACTGGTTTTCCAAGGCTTAAACCAAATTCTTCTCCAAGAGCTGCTCTTACAGCTGGTGCAGTTTGTACTATAACAAGCTTACCTTCAGTGTTTAATGCATCCCAAACTTTAGATGTATTGTTAACTTCTGCTAAAGCACCTGTTGGACAGACTGCCACGCATTGACCACAGAAGGTACAGTTTGTTTCTACCATTGCAGTACCAAAAGCAGGAGACACAACAGTATCAAAACCTCTGCTTACTGCAGATAATGCAGAAACAGTTTGAATTTCGCTGCATACAGTTTCACATCTTCTACATAATATACATTTATCTAAATCACGAACTATGGAAGGACTAGAAGTATCCTTTGCATAGGTCGACATTTCACCTTTATATTTAATTTCACGTATTCCCATATCAGCTGCTAAAGCTTGAAGCTCACAGTTAGTGTTCTTTTCACAAAGCAAGCAGTTTTGTGGGTGGTCTGAAAGAATAAGTTCTACTACATTTCTACGAGCTTTTATTGCTTTTATGGAATTAGTTTTTACTGCCATACCTTCAGTTACAGGAGTAGTACATGCAGGGGCAAGATTTCTTCTGCCTTCTACTTCTACTACACAAACTCTACATGAACCAGGCTTATTTTCAAATCCGTCGTGAAGCTTTAAATGGCACAAAGTAGGTATTTCTATTTCAAGTAGTTTTGCAGCTTGAAGTATAGTAGCGCCTTTTTCCACTTGCACTTGTTTATTATTTATAGTAAGAGTAACTAAACTCAAAACTTCCACCTCTTTCTCAAAAATTTTGCACAATTATTTTTTTATGATAGCATCTACTGGGCATCCACTGAAGCATGCTCCACATTTTACACACTTGCTTTGATCTATAGTATGAACTTGTTTAACCTTACCGCTAATACAATTTACAGGACAGTTTCTCAAGCATTTAGTACATCCAATACATTTATCTGTAATTTCATATTTAAGTAAGTTCTTACAGACGCCTGCTGGACAAGATTTTTCTTTTACGTGAGCTTCATATTCGTCAGCAAAGTAGTTCATTGTACTTAATATAGGGTTAGGTGCAGTTTGTCCAAGACCACAAAGAGAAGTATCTTTTATAGTTTGTGCTAACTCTTTTAATTTTTCTAAGTCATTTTCAGTACCTTGTCCGTTAGTTATTCTTGTCAATATTTCTAATAAGCGTTTATTTCCAATTCTACAAGGTGTACATTTTCCGCAAGATTCTTCTACAGTAAATTCCAAGTAGAATTTAGCTATATCAACCATACAGTTATCTTCGTCCATAACAATCATTCCACCAGAACCCATCATAGAGCCTATGGAAGTCAATGATTCATAATCTATAGGAATATCTAAATTTGAAGCAGGTATACATCCACCAGAAGGTCCTCCAGTTTGAACTGCTTTAAATTTACGTCCATTTTTAATACCGCCGCCTATGTCATAAATTATTTCTCTTAAAGTTGTACCCATAGGAACTTCTACAAGACCTACGTTATTTATCTTACCAGCTAATGCAAAAACTTTTGTTCCTTTAGAAGTTGCAGTACCTATAGAACTGTACCATTCAGCACCATTATTTATTATAGCTGGAATATTTGCTAAAGTTTCAACATTGTTTACGCAAGTTGGTTTATCCCAAAGTCCGCTTTCAGCAGGGAATGGTGGTTTGTTTGTAGGTTCACCACGGCAGCCTTCTACAGAATGAATTAAAGCTGTTTCTTCACCGCACACAAAAGCGCCAGCTCCATATCTTATATCTAAATTGAAGCTAAATTCTGTTCCTAAAATATTATCACCTAAAACTCCATATTCAAGAGCTTGATCAATAGCTGTTTTAAGTCTGTTAACTGCAAGAGGATATTCTGCTCTTATATATATAACGCCTTTTGAAGCGCCAATAGCATATCCTGCAATAGCCATAGCTTCTAATACACTGTGAGGGTCTCCTTCTAGTATGGAACGATCCATAAATGCACCAGGGTCTCCTTCATCAGCATTACAAATTATATATTTTTGATCAGCATCATATGCTTTAGCAAAAGACCATTTTTTACCTGTAGGGAAACCTCCGCCTCCTCTGCCTCTTAAGCCTGAATCCATAATTAATTTTATAACATCATCAGGGCTCATTTTTGTAATACATTTTGCAAGAGCTAAATATCCCTTAGTTGCAATACTTTCAGTTATATCTTCAGGATTTATAAATCCACAGTTTCTAAGTGCAATTCTATGTTGTTTTTTATAGAAAGACATTTCATCTTGTCTTTTTACCTTTTCATTTATAGATGGTTCTTCATATAGAAGATTTTCTAATATCTTTCCCTTTAATAAATGCTCATTAACTATATCAGAAGCATCTTCAGGTGTAACATGAACATAAAATACATTGTCAGGGCTTATTTTTACAATAGGTCCTTTTTCGCAGAAACCGAAGCAGCCTGCAATTTCAACAGTAACTTCTTCTGAAAGACCAGCTTTTTCAACTTCTGCTTTTAAACTAGATACAATTACATCGCCTTCTGCAGATTTACAGCCTGTTCCTCCACAAACAGTCACATAACGTTTACATCTTTTGTTTTCAACAGCAATTTCTTCTTCTTCGGATGCTTGTCTTATTTTTAAATTTTCTGAATACTTCAAGCATGATTTTTGGAGTTCTTCATAAGAATTGATTTTATTCAATGTCCCTTCCCCCTATTCCTTATATTCATCTAAAATTTTATCTACCATTTGTTTGGTAAAGTGACCATAAACTTTATCATTAACAGTTACTACAGGAGCAAGTCCGCAAGCACCTACACATCTTAAAACTTGAATAGTAAATTTACCATCTGATGTAGTTTCGCCAACTTTAATGTTCAATTTTTTTTCAAATTCTTCAAGTACATCTCCTGAGCCTTTAACAAAACATGCAGTTCCCATACATATATTTATAACATATTTTCCAGTTGGTTCTTCAGTGAAATAAGAATAAAATGTGACTACCCCATTAACTTTAGATATAGGTAGATCTAATTTTTTTGCTACAAATTTTTGCACATCTTTTGATAAATATCCAAATAGATTTTGAGCTTTATGGAGAACTGAGATTAGTGATCCTTTTTTTTCTTCAAGGTTATCTATGAATTGTTCGAGTTCGTTAAAATATTGTTTTTCTAAATTATCACAACACACTAAGGTATACCCCCTCTGAATGTACAATTTTTTTTATATGTTTAAATTATATCAAACTTTTTCAAAAAATAAAGGGGTTTTTCAAAAAAACTATATAAAATTTTTCAATAAAAGTATTAAATTATACAAATCATAAAAATGAAAAGGTATGCAAAGAAGAATAATACAAAATTCGACAAATAAAACATTGTTAAATATATAATTTTTAAATATTTATGATAAATTAGAAATGTTTAATTTTTTGTGTTAATAATGAAAACAATATACTATTTTTAAAAATTTATAATTTATAATGAAAAAACGTTTATTGTATATTATAATAAGTGATATGTAACTATAAAGGAGGTATACATTTGAAGTTTGAAAATATTTTAACAGCAGCTTTAATTTTTGCATCTATTATTCAATTTTATTTATCTTTTATTAAGGGAAGAAGCAGAGAAGATGATTATGGTAATATGCTGCTTAAATTGAATATGGATATGGTTAAAAGAAAGTTTTTAGCAGCATTACTTATTGGTATATGTGTTTATTTTGTCTATGTTATTATAAAAAATAATTTTTCAGTATTAGGAATATTTATAGTAATGTATTTTCTTTTAAGTATATATGATTTTAGTAAAATAAAAATTATAACTTCTAAGGGGATAGGACAGAAAAGTTTCTATAGTAATTCCTATTATAATTTTACTAAATGGAGTGAAATTATAGATTGGCAGTGGTCCAAAGAGAAACAAAGTTTACTTTTAATTAAAATTCAAAAGAAGGATATGGTATTAAATAAGGAATGGAATGTTTTGAATTTTGAAAAGGAAGAGATAAGCAAACTTTTTGAAGATAATGTAAGAAGTAAGGGACTTCCTAGTTAATCGAAACTTCGAAATTTAAAAATAATGCGACACAAGGATGCAGTGGAAGTTTGAATTTTAACTTTTAGTCCGTGATATATGCTAAGTGTGTCATCACGGCTAAATGTTTTAATTATTCTAAAGCTCGAAATTTTTGAAAGCCTAAGAACTTTGTCAAACTCGGTCCCCTCAAACAGGACTAAAGTTCTAAGGCTTTCAAAAATTTTGAGCTAAGAATAATACTAAAACAATTTAGCTAATGTGATGACACACTTAGCATATATCACTACCTAAAAGTTAAAATCCAAACTAGCAAGTTACTTCGCTTACATATGCTTACGTCGCAATGTGCTTATATTAAGTCAAATTTTATATATGCCATAGTTGACAAGTATCAATTA harbors:
- a CDS encoding NADH-dependent [FeFe] hydrogenase, group A6, producing MSLVTLTINNKQVQVEKGATILQAAKLLEIEIPTLCHLKLHDGFENKPGSCRVCVVEVEGRRNLAPACTTPVTEGMAVKTNSIKAIKARRNVVELILSDHPQNCLLCEKNTNCELQALAADMGIREIKYKGEMSTYAKDTSSPSIVRDLDKCILCRRCETVCSEIQTVSALSAVSRGFDTVVSPAFGTAMVETNCTFCGQCVAVCPTGALAEVNNTSKVWDALNTEGKLVIVQTAPAVRAALGEEFGLSLGKPVTGKMVAALRSLGFDKVFDTDFAADLTIMEEATELMDRITNGGKLPMLTSCCPGWINFIEHEFSDLLDSPSTCKSPQQMFGAVAKTYFAEKMNMDPKDIILVSVMPCLAKKYEAARPEMNSDVDIVISTRELAKMIKEAGINFEKLQDEDFDSLLGESTGAAVIFGVTGGVMEAALRTAYEWITGEKLDNVDFEIVRGLNGIKEASIKIKDLEVKAAIVSGLGNARKLLDKIREGTADYQIIEIMACPGGCIDGGGQPYIHGKYEILKDRMNALYEEDRNKPLRKSHENPAIIKLYDEFLGKPNSEKAHKLLHTKYTNKEC
- a CDS encoding sulfite exporter TauE/SafE family protein, which gives rise to MIEYIIICPLVFFAGFVDAIAGGGGLISIPAFMISGVPVHLAIGTNKLSSSMGTTIATYRYAKNGYIKMKLAACSAACALLGSPIGAEIALKISDFYFKILMLAILPITAFYVLRKRNFKDNEDIKTLSTTKTYLICMIIAFCVGLYDGFYGPGAGTFLLLLLTGIAHLGLNLSAGTTKAINLSSNVAALITFIINGKVLLILGLVAGLFNILGNYIGAGYFTQKGTKIVRPIIMTVLTIFFVKVLFDILPVQF
- a CDS encoding winged helix-turn-helix transcriptional regulator, producing MEDSNSLFGKCPYFTAQKVFSGKWSILIMYHLDEVPLRYGELQRRMDGITQGTLTKQLRMLEDFELVKRHIYSEIPPKVEYSLTDLGKAFRPVLKEFRIWGDKYIEYIKNK
- a CDS encoding pyridoxamine 5'-phosphate oxidase family protein, whose translation is MKKALEFLKESGTFYLATNEGDQPRVRPFGAVFEYEGKLYIVSNNTKKCFKQMIENPKVEISGMNKKGQWIRVTGEVANDDRREVKELALEAVPSLKSMYSINDGIFAVLYFTKGTATISSFTAEPETFSL
- a CDS encoding LysR family transcriptional regulator, whose product is MFQNMNYVYEIYKSGSFSKAAENLHITQPALSIAIRKLEQELGQPLFERKTSPLKLTAAGHIYMDKVEKIISMEQECADCFQNLNEVRVGKIRIGGAIISMTYLLPELIVEFSNQYPGIEIAAKEASLPVLKNMLADGSIDLILDTDWFQEEIFQSIPLFENQILLGIPLNLPVDKKIFACGMTSKEIRKNKHLSKKQPAIDLYNMENFPFLLPEPTNEIFGRSEAIFHYYNITPLVKMSFNQQMTSFEFASKGLGAVFIADTLIKCSPDAENLRFYKLKCPMPKRGVAIAYNKKRYVTKATKRFIDFTTEFYKNKLIP
- the nuoE gene encoding NADH-quinone oxidoreductase subunit NuoE, which produces MCCDNLEKQYFNELEQFIDNLEEKKGSLISVLHKAQNLFGYLSKDVQKFVAKKLDLPISKVNGVVTFYSYFTEEPTGKYVINICMGTACFVKGSGDVLEEFEKKLNIKVGETTSDGKFTIQVLRCVGACGLAPVVTVNDKVYGHFTKQMVDKILDEYKE
- a CDS encoding NADH-quinone oxidoreductase subunit NuoF; this encodes MNKINSYEELQKSCLKYSENLKIRQASEEEEIAVENKRCKRYVTVCGGTGCKSAEGDVIVSSLKAEVEKAGLSEEVTVEIAGCFGFCEKGPIVKISPDNVFYVHVTPEDASDIVNEHLLKGKILENLLYEEPSINEKVKRQDEMSFYKKQHRIALRNCGFINPEDITESIATKGYLALAKCITKMSPDDVIKLIMDSGLRGRGGGGFPTGKKWSFAKAYDADQKYIICNADEGDPGAFMDRSILEGDPHSVLEAMAIAGYAIGASKGVIYIRAEYPLAVNRLKTAIDQALEYGVLGDNILGTEFSFNLDIRYGAGAFVCGEETALIHSVEGCRGEPTNKPPFPAESGLWDKPTCVNNVETLANIPAIINNGAEWYSSIGTATSKGTKVFALAGKINNVGLVEVPMGTTLREIIYDIGGGIKNGRKFKAVQTGGPSGGCIPASNLDIPIDYESLTSIGSMMGSGGMIVMDEDNCMVDIAKFYLEFTVEESCGKCTPCRIGNKRLLEILTRITNGQGTENDLEKLKELAQTIKDTSLCGLGQTAPNPILSTMNYFADEYEAHVKEKSCPAGVCKNLLKYEITDKCIGCTKCLRNCPVNCISGKVKQVHTIDQSKCVKCGACFSGCPVDAIIKK